A genome region from Musa acuminata AAA Group cultivar baxijiao chromosome BXJ3-5, Cavendish_Baxijiao_AAA, whole genome shotgun sequence includes the following:
- the LOC135637835 gene encoding uncharacterized protein LOC135637835 — MPPKRKAKISAPLPTISPRKTRSATAVKRAETPAVAPARVRAPSKKAKLSTAGNAEDTDGAKEKADLVKAKDDVSSDAEALAAPPHAAAASVGAAKTIIIEACKQCTSFKTRAVKVKEGLESAVPGIVVAVNPDKPRRGCFEIREENGQVFVSLLNMPRPFTPMKKLDMDAVVEDIIKKIT, encoded by the exons ATGCCGCCGAAGAGGAAGGCGAAGATCTCGGCCCCGCTGCCAACCATCTCACCGAGGAAGACCAGAAGCGCCACTGCCGTGAAGCGGGCTGAaactccggcggtggcaccggcgAGGGTGCGGGCGCCGTCCAAGAAGGCCAAGCTTTCGACGGCCGGAAACGCGGAGGACACAGATGGCGCCAAGGAAAAGGCCGATTTGGTAAAGGCGAAGGACGATGTTTCTAGTGACGCAGAAGCGCTCGCTGCTCCGCCGCATGCCGCGGCCGCTTCCGTCGGCGCCGCCAAGACCATAATCATCGAGGCGTG CAAGCAATGTACTTCTTTCAAGACGAGGGCCGTAAAGGTGAAGGAAGGCCTGGAAAGTGCTGTCCCTGGAATTGTTGTAGCAGTTAATCCTGATAAG CCACGAAGGGGATGCTTTGAGATACGTGAGGAAAATGGTCAAGTTTTTGTTTCGTTATTG AATATGCCACGACCATTCACCCCGATGAAAAAGCTCGACATGGATGCAGTGGTTGAGGATATCATTAAGAAGATCACCTGA
- the LOC135637709 gene encoding dof zinc finger protein DOF5.1-like has translation MVFPSVPVYLDPPNWNQQQQLQLPDAAGGGGEIPQLLPGLAAQRPEAGMAAAGSPRPMSMTERARLAKIPQPDQPLKCPRCDSTNTKFCYFNNYSLSQPRHFCKTCRRYWTRGGALRNVPVGGGCRRNKRNKPSGSSSKSTAADRQAGASSSPSTAAGGGGPIPPSIPQPGHFPFLASTMHALADYGASNLGLNFTGIPTIDAVDYQAGSSSSLGLQQWRLPHIQQFPFLGGLESAQAPSVQPVSGLHHFNGDSGNNRITSRVLPTVSGSSLISQLASVKMEDNSQGLNLARQYPGLPGNEHYWISGEGGSTGSGGWATDLSGFNSSSSGNIL, from the exons ATGGTGTTCCCTTCTGTTCCAGTCTATCTGGATCCACCCAACTGGAACCAG CAACAGCAGCTTCAGCTTCCGGATGCTGCAGGTGGAGGTGGTGAGATCCCTCAGCTCCTTCCGGGGTTGGCCGCACAGCGACCGGAAGCTGGCATGGCAGCTGCAGGCTCGCCCAGGCCTATGTCTATGACCGAACGAGCCCGCCTCGCCAAGATCCCGCAGCCGGATCAACCTCTCAAGTGCCCGCGGTGCGActccaccaacaccaagttctgctacttcaACAACTACTCCCTGTCGCAGCCTCGCCACTTCTGCAAGACCTGCCGCCGCTACTGGACCCGAGGCGGCGCACTTCGAAATGTTCCCGTGGGCGGGGGCTGCCGTCGCAACAAGCGGAATAAGCCTTCGGGGAGCTCGTCAAAGTCGACGGCCGCCGACCGCCAGGCTGGCGCATCATCCTCGCCTTCGACCGCCGCGGGTGGCGGCGGTCCAATTCCACCTAGCATACCCCAGCCAGGCCATTTTCCCTTCCTGGCCTCCACCATGCACGCTTTGGCCGACTATGGTGCCTCGAATCTCGGCCTGAACTTTACCGGAATTCCAACCATCGATGCGGTGGACTATCAGGCGGGAAGCAGCTCGAGTCTGGGGCTCCAGCAGTGGAGGTTGCCGCACATCCAGCAATTCCCTTTCTTGGGAGGACTGGAGTCAGCACAGGCGCCTTCGGTGCAACCGGTGTCCGGGTTGCACCATTTCAACGGTGACAGCGGGAACAACCGCATCACGAGTCGAGTACTTCCCACGGTTTCTGGATCTTCGCTGATCTCGCAGTTGGCTTCGGTGAAGATGGAAGACAACTCACAGGGACTCAATTTGGCGAGGCAGTACCCGGGTCTTCCCGGGAACGAGCACTACTGGATCAGTGGTGAAGGTGGCAGCACCGGCAGCGGGGGTTGGGCCACAGATCTCTCGGGCTTCAACTCTTCCTCATCTGGCAACATCTTATAA
- the LOC135637656 gene encoding vacuolar protein sorting-associated protein 2 homolog 1-like gives MSFIFGKRKTPAELLRENKRMLDKSIREIERERQGLQAQEKKLIVEIKKTAKEGQMGAVKVMAKDLIRTRHQITKFYALKSQLQGVSLRIQTLKSTQAMGEAMKGVTKAMGQMNRQMNLPALQKIMQEFERQNERMEMVSEVMGDAIDDALEGDEEEEETEELVNQVLDEIGIDINAELVKAPSTAVAKTEATKKVAQAEAAGTEDGGIDDELQARLDNLRKM, from the exons ATGAGTTTTATCTTCGGGAAGCGGAAAACCCCCGCAG AATTGCTGAGGGAGAATAAGAGAATGTTGGACAAATCAATCAGGGAAATAGAAAGGGAGAGGCAAGGGCTTCAAGCACAGGAGAAAAAGCTTATTGTGGAGATCAAGAAAACCGCTAAGGAGGGGCAAATG GGAGCAGTGAAGGTCATGGCAAAGGACCTCATCCGAACGAGACATCAAATTACTAAATTTTATGCTCTCAAATCACAGCTTCAAGGTGTATCCCTCAGAATCCAG ACGCTGAAATCGACCCAAGCAATGGGAGAAGCAATGAAAGGTGTTACAAAGGCTATGGGACAGATGAACAGGCAAATGAACCTGCCTGCGCTACAGAAGATAATGCAAGAGTTCGAGCGACAAAATGAGAGGATGGAAATGGTCAGCGAGGTTATGGGAGATGCCATAGATGACGCTTTGGAAGGagatgaggaagaggaagaaactgAGGAGCTTGTGAACCAAGTCCTCGATGAAATTGGAATCGACATTAACGCAGAG CTTGTCAAGGCACCTTCAACCGCGGTGGCTAAGACAGAGGCAACCAAAAAGGTTGCCCAAGCAGAAGCAGCTGGAACCGAAGATGGCGGAATCGATGATGAATTACAAGCAAGGTTGGACAATCTAAGAAAAATGTGA
- the LOC103986460 gene encoding vegetative cell wall protein gp1-like → MASPAKLVFLSVMVAASFAFSGAVSEPQKHSPPVLSPAPSVRKPSHPPVNAPSPAHDLPPPSQSPSSSPPPSISKAPSPSPSGTAAAAAPPPPSISITVALAIVGVVSYVCY, encoded by the coding sequence ATGGCTTCTCCGGCAAAGCTTGTCTTCCTGTCAGTGATGGTTGCGGCGTCGTTCGCCTTCTCCGGCGCCGTCTCCGAACCACAGAAGCACTCCCCTCCGGTGTTGTCTCCTGCTCCATCCGTCCGCAAGCCGTCCCACCCTCCCGTGAATGCTCCGTCTCCGGCCCACGATCTTCCACCTCCATCGCAGTCACCTTCTTCGTCTCCGCCGCCGTCGATCTCCAAGGCGCCTTCGCCATCTCCTTCGGgaaccgctgctgctgctgctcctcctcctccatcgatCTCCATCACCGTCGCGCTCGCAATCGTCGGAGTTGTTTCCTACGTCTGCTACTAA